The Lycium ferocissimum isolate CSIRO_LF1 chromosome 10, AGI_CSIRO_Lferr_CH_V1, whole genome shotgun sequence genome window below encodes:
- the LOC132032440 gene encoding glucan endo-1,3-beta-glucosidase, acidic-like, translated as MAFCSKNGLFPAASILLVGLLMCSTQMKGVQSVGVCYGKIANNLPSEQDVIKLYNANGIKKMRIYYPDKNVFNALKGSDIEIILDVPNQDLEALTNPSTADAWVKDNVRSYIPDVKFKYIAVGNEVDPSTNTGQYAQYVAPAMENVHNALSAAGLQDQIKVSTATYSGLLANTYPPKDGIFREEYKNFINPIIGFLAQNNLPLLANIYPYFGYTDNPADILLSYALFNQQEKNDAGYQNLFDALLDSMYFATEKLGGQNIEIIVSESGWPSEGDPAATIENAQTYYANLINHVKGGAGTPKKPGKTIETYLFAMFDENHKEGKISEKHFGLFYPDQRPKYQLNFN; from the exons ATGGCTTTTTGCAGTAAAAACGGGTTATTTCCTGCAGCTTCCATTTTGCTTGTTGGGCTGTTAATGTGCAGTACCCAAATGAAAG GAGTGCAGTCGGTTGGAGTATGCTATGGAAAAATTGCCAACAATTTACCATCAGAGCAAGATGTCATAAAACTATACAATGCTAATGGcattaaaaaaatgagaatCTACTACCCAGATAAAAACGTGTTTAATGCACTCAAAGGTAGTGATATTGAAATAATTCTTGATGTCCCAAATCAAGATCTTGAAGCCCTAACCAATCCTTCAACTGCCGATGCTTGGGTGAAAGATAATGTAAGAAGTTATATCCCAGAtgttaaatttaaatatatagcTGTCGGAAATGAAGTTGATCCCAGTACAAATACCGGTCAATATGCGCAATATGTTGCTCCCGCGATGGAGAACGTTCACAATGCATTATCAGCAGCAGGGTTGCAAGATCAAATTAAAGTCTCAACCGCGACATATTCAGGGCTATTAGCAAACACCTATCCACCCAAAGATGGTATTTTTCGCGAAGAATACAAAAACTTCATCAATCCCATAATAGGATTTCTAGCACAAAATAACCTTCCACTCTTAGCCAATATTTACCCTTATTTTGGCTATACTGATAACCCTGCTGACATTTTGCTTTCTTATGCATTGTTCAATCagcaagaaaaaaatgatgCAGGATATCAAAACCTTTTTGATGCCCTTTTGGATTCTATGTATTTTGCTACAGAGAAACTTGGAGGACAAAATATTGAGATTATTGTATCGGAAAGCGGTTGGCCTTCTGAAGGAGACCCTGCAGCAACGATAGAAAATGCTCAGACTTATTATGCGAATTTGATTAATCATGTAAAAGGAGGTGCAGGAACTCCAAAGAAACCTGGAAAGACAATAGAAACTTATTTGTTCGCCATGTTTGACGAAAATCACAAGGAAGGGAAAATCAGTGAGAAACATTTTGGGCTCTTTTATCCAGATCAGAGGCCTAAGTATCAACTCAATTTCAATTAA